The window CGACGAATCGAGCGGTAGGCTCGGTTAGCCGGGCCCCACACCAGTAAGGAAAAAGAGCATGGCCCGCGATAAAGTGATCCTCGCCTGTCAGGACTGTAAGGAGAGGAACTACAATCAGACGAAGAACAAGCGGCTGCACCCGGAACGTGTGGAGCACCGTAAGTATTGCGCGCGTTGCAGGACGCATACGCAGCACAAAGAGACGAAGTAAGTATGGCTGTCGTCGACAAATTCAAAGAAACCGGGACCTTCATTGAGGAGTGTTGGGTTGAGCTCCAGAAGGTCACGTGGCCGGATTGGGATCAACTCCGGAGCGCGACTATCGTCGTGGTGATGTTCACCATCGTGATTTCCTTGGTGATCTGGATAATGGATAAGTTCTCCGGTTGGATCGTCGGGTTGATCATGGGGCTCTTCGGCGCCTGATGACTGACGCCGTGGCAAGTACTCGCTGGTACGCGATTCAGAGCTATTCCGGGCACGAGAATAAGGTCCAGCGGCTGATAGAGCGCCGGATCGAAGAGGAGCCTGGTGAGGGTGAAGCGCAGGAGATCAGGCAGTGTCTGGTTCCGACGCAGGAAGTTCTTGAGATTCGCAACGGAAAG is drawn from Longimicrobiales bacterium and contains these coding sequences:
- the rpmG gene encoding 50S ribosomal protein L33, which encodes MARDKVILACQDCKERNYNQTKNKRLHPERVEHRKYCARCRTHTQHKETK
- the secE gene encoding preprotein translocase subunit SecE, whose product is MRALQDAYAAQRDEVSMAVVDKFKETGTFIEECWVELQKVTWPDWDQLRSATIVVVMFTIVISLVIWIMDKFSGWIVGLIMGLFGA